A genomic region of Eucalyptus grandis isolate ANBG69807.140 chromosome 5, ASM1654582v1, whole genome shotgun sequence contains the following coding sequences:
- the LOC104441576 gene encoding tetrahydrocannabinolic acid synthase translates to MAANLPLISIIFLSFCYVASSFDQVSFLQCFSLHPLQSNSTSKSITTRKDPTYISLLQSSIQNLRFLNTSSPSPQLIVTPVNPSQIQAAIVCSQKLGVHVRVRSGGHDYEGLSYVSQMPFIIIDLRNMRSVEVDVEKESAWVETGATLGELYYAISQKSKVLGFPAGSCPTVGVGGQVSGGGFGTIFRKYGLAADNVIDAKIVDVNGKVLDRKAMGEDLFWAIRGGGGASFGVIFAWKFVLVPVPPTVTVFEVGKTIEENATMLLYKWQNVAYKLHEDLFLHAVTGVVTSSSSLANKTISISFGGLYLGKIEKLLPSIQESFPELGLTRESCTEMSWIQSVLYFAGFSQDGSPKVLLNRTQSSRSFFKAKSDYVMEPISQSALQGLWNKLIEDETSYLILTPYGGVMSQISDSATPFPHRRGNMYQIQYMVTWDSEEENNQKINWMRELYDYMAPYVSRFPRAAYMNYRDLDLGRNYVINTTYAQASVWGLKYFKSNFKRLVKVKTASDPANFFWNEQSFPVLSPGRR, encoded by the coding sequence ATGGCAGCTAATCTTCCATTAATTTCCATAATCTTCCTTTCATTTTGCTATGTAGCTTCCAGCTTTGATCAAGTCTCCTTTCTCCAATGCTTTTCCCTTCATCCACTTCAATCCAACTCCACTTCCAAATCCATCACAACAAGAAAAGATCCAACTTACATCTCTCTTTTGCAGTCTTCCATTCAAAACCTCAGATTCTTGAACACTTCCTCACCAAGCCCACAACTCATTGTTACCCCGGTCAATCCATCTCAGATACAAGCAGCCATAGTATGCTCCCAGAAGCTCGGCGTACATGTGCGGGTGCGAAGTGGGGGCCATGACTATGAGGGCCTCTCCTACGTATCCCAAATGCCCTTCATCATAATCGATCTCAGGAACATGAGGTCGGTTGAGGTGGACGTCGAGAAAGAGAGTGCATGGGTGGAGACTGGAGCAACATTAGGAGAATTGTACTATGCAATTTCTCAAAAGAGCAAGGTTTTGGGATTCCCAGCTGGTAGTTGTCCTACTGTTGGAGTTGGAGGGCAAGTGAGTGGGGGTGGGTTTGGCACGATATTTCGAAAGTACGGTCTAGCAGCCGACAACGTGATCGATGCCAAAATTGTTGATGTTAATGGAAAGGTTTTGGATCGGAAAGCAATGGGTGAAGATCTTTTTTGGGCTAttagaggaggtggaggagcaAGCTTTGGTGTCATATTTGCCTGGAAATTTGTGCTGGTTCCTGTCCCTCCAACCGTCACTGTATTTGAAGTGGGAAAGACCATTGAAGAAAATGCAACTATGCTTTTGTACAAGTGGCAGAATGTTGCATACAAGCTTCATGAAGACCTCTTCCTCCATGCTGTGACAGGAGTTGTCACTTCATCTTCGAGTTTGGCGAACAAAACAATCAGCATCTCATTCGGGGGCTTGTACCTCGGCAAGATTGAAAAACTCCTGCCTTCAATTCAAGAAAGCTTTCCCGAGTTGGGTTTGACGCGTGAAAGCTGCACGGAGATGAGTTGGATTCAATCCGTCCTTTATTTTGCAGGATTCTCTCAAGACGGATCTCCCAAAGTCTTGCTCAACCGGACTCAATCGTCCAGATCCTTTTTCAAGGCGAAATCCGACTACGTGATGGAGCCTATTTCGCAAAGTGCTTTGCAAGGTCTGTGGAATAAGCTCATCGAAGACGAGACGTCTTACCTGATTTTAACACCTTATGGCGGGGTAATGAGCCAGATCTCCGACTCGGCGACTCCTTTCCCACACCGGAGAGGGAATATGTACCAAATTCAGTACATGGTTACTTGGGACAGTGAAGAGGAAAACAATCAGAAAATTAATTGGATGAGAGAGTTGTATGATTATATGGCACCTTATGTTTCACGATTTCCAAGAGCAGCTTATATGAATTATAGGGATCTTGACTTGGGGAGGAACTACGTCATCAATACTACTTATGCTCAAGCAAGTGTCTGGGgtttgaaatatttcaaaagcAATTTTAAGAGATTGGTGAAAGTGAAGACCGCATCCGATCCGGCTAACTTTTTCTGGAACGAGCAAAGCTTTCCTGTGTTGTCTCCGGGAAGACGATAA
- the LOC104443078 gene encoding berberine bridge enzyme-like 1 produces MLRKYGLASDNVVDAQIVDVEGRVLDRNSMGEDLFWAIRGGGGASFGVILGYRMKLVPVPNVVTVFRVEKTIQENATELVYQWQNVAPRTDNDLFMRLLLQPVSSKIQKGAKTVNASVLALFLGNADRLVSLVNEFPELGLKKEECAEMSWIELALWWGDFDSGVAVEALLDRMPKSVNFLKRKSDYVQQLMSREELELAWDKMIELGKVGFVFNPYGGKMGEIPMSDAPFPHRAGNLFKIQYSISWSEDGIEAEQSNLAKTRELYNFMTPYVSKKPRRAFLNYRDLDIGITDNGENSYKQGTVYGVKYFAENFKRLVKVKTAVDPQNFFRNEQSIPVLPRSSSAMTQYSGSTETTGKMTVLVIFFLFLKDLMTIFS; encoded by the exons ATGTTGCGGAAATATGGGTTGGCGAGCGACAATGTGGTCGACGCGCAGATTGTGGATGTCGAGGGTAGAGTTCTTGATAGGAACTCGATGGGCGAGGATTTGTTTTGGGCTATTAGAGGAGGAGGTGGGGCGAGTTTTGGAGTGATATTGGGTTATAGAATGAAGCTTGTCCCTGTACCGAACGTGGTTACTGTTTTTAGAGTGGAGAAGACTATTCAGGAAAATGCGACTGAGCTCGTCTATCAGTGGCAGAACGTTGCGCCAAGGACTGATAATGATTTGTTCATGAGGCTCTTGCTTCAGCCTGTTAGTTCCAAGATACAAAAAGGAGCTAAAACAGTTAATGCCTCTGTTTTGGCTCTGTTTCTTGGAAATGCGGATAGGCTGGTTTCACTGGTTAATGAGTTTCCGGAGTTGGGTTTGAAGAAAGAGGAGTGTGCCGAGATGAGCTGGATAGAGTTGGCTCTCTGGTGGGGGGACTTCGATAGTGGTGTGGCCGTGGAAGCTCTGCTCGACAGAATGCCTAAGTCGgtgaatttcttgaagagaaaaTCAGATTATGTGCAGCAACTGATGTCGAGGGAGGAATTGGAGTTGGCTTGGGATAAGATGATTGAATTGGGAAAGGTCGGATTCGTGTTCAATCCATATGGAGGAAAAATGGGCGAAATCCCTATGTCAGATGCTCCATTTCCTCATCGAGCTGGGAATCTGTTTAAAATACAGTACTCGATCAGTTGGAGTGAAGATGGAATCGAAGCAGAGCAAAGTAATCTGGCTAAAACAAGAGAGCTTTATAATTTTATGACTCCGTATGTGTCGAAAAAGCCACGAAGGGCTTTTTTGAACTATAGGGACCTTGATATCGGGATAACTGATAATGGTGAAAATAGCTACAAGCAAGGCACTGTGTACGGGGTGAAGTACTTTGCTGAAAACTTCAAGAGATTGGTGAAAGTTAAGACAGCAGTTGATCCACAGAACTTCTTCAGGAATGAGCAAAGTATTCCTGTTCTTCCAA GATCCTCCTCGGCCATGACTCAATATTCAGGGTCAACAGAGACAACTGGAAAAATGACTGTCTTGgttatcttcttcctctttctgaaGGATCTCATGACCATCTTTTCCTAG
- the LOC104431741 gene encoding berberine bridge enzyme-like 18, producing MMTPPPPSTPVSPLLLLLLFVLVSSSSASLYDTFLQCLLNHTQVLQQQQQQQQQQEPSQILHSPTNSSFPTLLGSLIRNRRFGTSSTPKPLLILTPSQPSHVQSAVL from the coding sequence ATGATgacgccaccgccgccatcGACCCCTGTCTCTCccctgcttctcctcctcctgttCGTCCTCGTCTCGTCCTCCTCTGCTTCGCTCTACGACACCTTCCTCCAATGCCTCCTCAACCACACGCAGGTgctccagcagcagcagcagcagcagcagcagcaagagCCCTCCCAAATCCTCCACTCCCCGACCAACTCGTCGTTCCCGACCCTCCTCGGGTCCCTCATCCGCAACCGCCGCTTCGGCACCTCCTCGACCCCGAAGCCCCTGCTCATCCTCACTCCCTCCCAGCCATCCCACGTCCAGTCCGCCGTCCTCTAA
- the LOC120293803 gene encoding uncharacterized protein LOC120293803 yields MESRLYRAHVEDEETSSRSLSPPLHGKSSLVGSSMGEQGHRTSAPFGSMGNDDMLPPRAPSSVRAQSRGKSRSKQPQNRGDAKNTITEEELKKAWGPNLFEVMSNGQGTFLLHIPDRDFRRKLLEGDPITVVRIPLILEQWTPGLELGKDTLLTVLRWVKLRNLPYYFWSTQSIGKVASALGKPLYVDQRTEQTKSLSFARICVEITANKPSCESIELVLNGKTIEVGVEYEWKPVACNGCGIFGHNCSPPAT; encoded by the exons ATGGAGTCTAGGTTGTATCGGGCCCATGTTGAGGACGAAGAGACTAGCAGTCGTAGCCTCTCCCCTCCTTTACATGGAAAATCGTCTCTGGTTGGTTCATCGATGGGTGAACAAGGACACAGAACTTCGGCCCCTTTTGGCTCGATGGGAAACGATGATATGCTCCCGCCTCGTGCTCCTTCTAGTGTTAGAGCTCAAAGCAGGGGCAAGTCACGTTCTAAACAACCCCAAAACAGAGGAGATGCTAAAAATACAA TCACTGAGGAAGAGCTTAAAAAAGCATGGGGACCGAATCTATTTGAAGTTATGTCCAATGGACAAGGAACCTTCCTACTACATATCCCGGACAGAGATTTTCGACGAAAGCTTCTTGAAGGTGACCCTATCACTGTCGTGAGAATCCCTCTCATCCTTGAGCAATGGACTCCTGGTCTAGAACTCGGAAAAGACACCCTCTTGACTGTCTTGAGATGGGTGAAACTGAGGAATCTACCTTACTATTTTTGGTCTACCCAATCAATTGGCAAAGTTGCAAGTGCTTTGGGCAAGCCTTTATATGTGGATCAACGCACCGAACAAACGAAAAGTCTGTCCTTTGCTCGTATCTGCGTGGAGATTACAGCTAATAAGCCCTCTTGTGAATCGATTGAATTAGTTCTCAATGGTAAGACTATTGAAGTTGGGGTGGAGTATGAGTGGAAACCAGTTGCTTGCAATGGGTGTGGAATCTTCGGGCATAATTGCTCTCCTCCTGCTACTTGA